In Anopheles arabiensis isolate DONGOLA chromosome 2, AaraD3, whole genome shotgun sequence, the genomic window CTTGTGCGTTTGGCTGCAAATCGGAATTTCGCTACGCCACCAAGAAGGAGTGCCAGGATGCATTGAAGGTTCGTTCCCTTCTTATGCACACTAcagtcagagagagagagagagagagagagagagagagagagagagagagagagagaatgacaAAGAGATTGACCCTTTTCATATTTTCCCAGGGACGCTCCAGTGACATCTGTAACCGACAGCCATGCATGAACGGGGGTACGTGCACGCAAGTAACGACAATGCCACAGTACAAGTGTCGCTGCGAAGGAACCGGCTACTGGGGTAACCGATGTCACCGAAGTaagtaaagagagagagagagtgcatgTGCACATATGGTGCATATTATTGATGCGTGGGCTTATCGACAtcattttcttctgctttttgCTTTCCAGTGTGTCCTAAACCCGACCAGCTGCCCCCGGGCACCAAGTTCCCTCACGAGTGTGTCGTTATTTAGATACTGGCTTTTGATTCCGTTCCTCCGTCACATAGTTAGATCCAATTACATCAGTATACGTATAAGTCGAATCTCTACCGGGAAAGGGGCGCGAAAGAGAGACGGATTTAGTACAATGAAAAGAGTAGCAAAGTGTTTGTTTATCACTAACCCTGCACGCCCGTTTCTACCAAACTTATAACCATACTGTACCCTTGTATGTGTCGCGCGGCACACTCTACACGCGGCATCATTTGTTACGACGAACCCATGACGATAATACGCATTGATAAGCCTTTGCTTACCCACATCATATGGGCACCCCACCCCTTTCACACTACCTACAGCAGCCGCAAACAGATGAAATGGCACTGTAATGCACGAAGCGGTTAGGACGGACGGAGTGCCTATAAAGCATATGTAATATCTGTACGTACTGGTGAATGATACAGAACACTGATCTAGAAACATTTgatgaaaacaacaacaaagtcCCTCGCACCGAA contains:
- the LOC120896991 gene encoding neurogenic locus notch homolog protein 1-like; protein product: MFRFHSPCSFTLLCAIALVAVLIRSTQSCDLDQTQQGCRIDNGQCTCAFGCKSEFRYATKKECQDALKGRSSDICNRQPCMNGGTCTQVTTMPQYKCRCEGTGYWGNRCHRMCPKPDQLPPGTKFPHECVVI